The following proteins are co-located in the Haliotis asinina isolate JCU_RB_2024 chromosome 13, JCU_Hal_asi_v2, whole genome shotgun sequence genome:
- the LOC137259208 gene encoding NXPE family member 3-like, producing the protein MVPFGKRYMRLLAVTAVISTIIICVTINQTCSSTDRVQSLQISTNELFRPSDTETENMGILESEMFIEELMTDEPTYDVLRLPSGTHSRLHLDRRAVTLGEVFRIRIHLYDHYNQPLYRGGDLLAVLMDNTTFGATSVGRVIDHRNGSYTAMLRAMWRGTATISVTVLCAREAISTTMRITNLYTAAFRLYCVFEYDGSRTETLGYPSTDPFKGMDYCNMTIENYGLAWYCLEPDNRFLCSDWVKVKVAKRSELYSSKSDVDVFYKSAKTERKIEDVKVITVTGQYDALPNAKETCAKHDVISTWVKAVPEGFLFKGQWHSMSCISGIGDYSLNKCLSNRRLLLSGDSTLRQFYSILFKRLQMKSLTGNWTTEQWHRQSRSQRKDLNFRMIWTPHELPLYFNESSRATARPVYVNVDEIPSGSNDFVIIHLYAHFTNHQPFVYRESIRRTASAVKRLLQRSPKVIVGIKGTHYYTFHDILAGGWSDIYDNIIREEFRDVSSRVIYINAWDVVLASKTRGLHPVSWVAEATLDSFLDNACVQTMSSSS; encoded by the exons ATGGTGCCATTTGGGAAGAGGTACATGAGACTACTAGCGGTGACTGCCGTCATCAGCACCATCATCATCTGTGTAACCATCAACCAGACCTGTTCATCCACAGATCGTGTACAAAG CTTACAGATCTCCACGAACGAACTCTTTCGTCCTTCTGAtactgaaacagaaaatatgGGTATTCTTGAGAGTGAAATGTTCATAGAAGAACTGATGACGGATGAGCCAACATACGACGTCTTACGGCTTCCGTCAGGGACACACTCCAGACTTCATCTCGACAGACGTGCTGTCACACTGGGAGAAGTGTTCAGGATCCGAATCCATCTATATGACCACTACAACCAGCCGCTATACAGAGGAGGAGACTTACTAGCTGTACTGATGGACAATACCACCTTTGGAGCAACTTCCGTTGGACGCGTCATTGACCACCGCAATGGGAGCTACACTGCCATGCTTCGGGCGATGTGGAGAGGAACGGCGACCATTTCTGTGACTGTCCTATGCGCCCGTGAGGCAATCTCTACGACCATGAGGATCACCAATCTGTACACTGCTGCATTCAGACTGTACTGTGTGTTTGAATACGATGGATCGAGGACGGAAACCCTTGGTTACCCTTCAACGGATCCATTTAAGGGGATGGACTATTGTAATATGACAATTGAAAATTACGGATTGGCCTGGTACTGTTTGGAACCAGATAATCGGTTCTTGTGTTCGGATTGGGTTAAGGTCAAGGTTGCAAAGAGGAGTGAACTCTACAGTTCAAAGTCTGATGTGGATGTGTTCTACAAGAG CGCTAAAACCGAGAGGAAAATAGAGGACGTCAAGGTTATAACGGTGACTGGACAATATG ATGCTCTCCCGAACGCCAAAGAGACGTGTGCAAAGCACGACGTCATCAGCACGTGGGTGAAAGCTGTTCCAGAGGGATTCCTGTTTAAAGGGCAATGGCATAGTATGTCATGTATTTCGGGGATTGGCGATTACTCTTTAAATAAGTGTCTTTCCAACcgtcgtctgcttctctctgGAGACTCGACACTTAGACAGTTCTACTCCATCTTGTTCAAGAGGCTTCAAATGAAGTCTTTGACAGGGAACTGGACAACAGAACAGTGGCACAGACAGAGCAGAAGCCAGAGAAAGGACCTGAACTTCAGAATGATCTGGACACCCCATGAGCTGCCGTTATATTTCAACGAGTCATCCCGAGCTACAGCGAGACCAGTATATGTCAATGTTGATGAGATACCCAGTGGATCTAATGATTTTGTTATTATACATTTGTATGCCCACTTTACCAACCACCAGCCCTTTGTGTACAGGGAGAGCATTCGACGTACAGCGAGTGCAGTAAAACGGCTGTTACAAAGGTCTCCCAAGGTTATTGTAGGGATTAAAGGAACACACTACTATACATTTCACGATATCCTTGCTGGAGGTTGGAGTGACATATATGACAACATTATCAGAGAGGAATTCCGAGACGTGTCGTCAAGGGTTATCTATATAAATGCTTGGGATGTCGTCTTGGCGTCCAAGACTCGTGGTCTTCATCCTGTGTCGTGGGTTGCCGAGGCAACGTTGGACTCGTTTCTCGATAATGCTTGCGTGCAGACTATGAGCTCCTCCAGCTGA